A genomic stretch from Microtus pennsylvanicus isolate mMicPen1 chromosome 9, mMicPen1.hap1, whole genome shotgun sequence includes:
- the Pjvk gene encoding pejvakin isoform X2, with product MESIRTTRQCSLSVHAGIRGEAMRFHFMDEQNPKGREKAIVFPAHTTIAFSVFELFIYLDGAFDLCVTSVSKGGFEREETTTFAMLYRLRNILFERNRRVMDAISRSQLYLDDLFADYYDKPLSMTDISLKEGTHIRVNLLNHNIPKGPCILCGMGNLKRETVYGCFQCSVDGVKYVRLHAVPCFDIWHKRMK from the exons ATGGAGAGCATCAGAACCACACGCCAGTGCTCCCTGTCTGTGCATGCTGGCATTCGAGGGGAAGCCATGCGG TTTCATTTTATGGATGAACAGAATcccaaaggaagggaaaaggctATTGTTTTCCCAGCACACACAACGATAGCGTTCAGTGTTTTCGAACTCTTCATTTACTTGGATGGTGCCTTTG ACCTTTGTGTCACATCAGTGTCAAAAGGAGGGTTTGAAAGGGAAGAAACGACCACCTTTGCCATGCTCTACAGACTGAGGAACATCCTCTTCGAAAGAA ATAGGAGAGTGATGGATGCCATCTCTCGCTCCCAGCTTTACCTGGACGATCTCTTTGCCGACTACTATGACAAACCCCTTAGCATGACTGACATTTCCCTCAAGGAGGGGACTCACATCCGGGTGAACTTACTAAACCACAACATTCCCAAAGGGCCCTGCATACTCTGTGGAATGGGGAACTTGAAGCGGGAGACGGTTTACGGTTGCTTCCAGTGCTCTGTGGATGGGGTGAAGTACGTGAGGCTCCATGCGGTCCCTTGTTTTGATATTTGGcacaaaagaatgaaataa
- the Pjvk gene encoding pejvakin isoform X1, giving the protein MFAAATKSFVKQVGDGGRLVPVPSLSEADKYQPLSLVVKKKRCFLFPRHKFTSTPFTLKDILIGDRDISAGISSYQLLNYEDESDVSLYGRRNNHIVNDVGINVTGSDSIAVKASFGVVTKHEVEVSTLLKEITARKINFDHSLIRQSRSSRKAVLCVVMESIRTTRQCSLSVHAGIRGEAMRFHFMDEQNPKGREKAIVFPAHTTIAFSVFELFIYLDGAFDLCVTSVSKGGFEREETTTFAMLYRLRNILFERNRRVMDAISRSQLYLDDLFADYYDKPLSMTDISLKEGTHIRVNLLNHNIPKGPCILCGMGNLKRETVYGCFQCSVDGVKYVRLHAVPCFDIWHKRMK; this is encoded by the exons ATGTTTGCCGCTGCTACCAAGAGCTTTGTTAAGCAAGTTGGAGACGGAGGGAGATTAGTGCCTGTTCCGAGCCTCAGTGAAGCTGACAAGTACCAACCCCTGAGTCTGGTGGTGAAAAAGAAGcggtgttttctgtttcctagaCACAAATTTACCTCGACGCCCTTCACACTTAAAGATATTCTCATAGGAGACCGAGACATCTCGGCCG GTATTTCATCTTATCAGTTACTGAATTATGAAGATGAGTCAGATGTTTCCCTCTATGGGAGGCGAAACAACCATATCGTGAATGACGTTGGGATTAATGTTACTGGATCCGATTCCATTGCGGTCAAAGCTTCCTTTGGTGTAGTAACCAAACATGAAGTGGAGGTGTCAACATTACTCAAGGAAATTACCGCACG aaaaataaactttGACCACAGTTTGATCCGCCAATCAAGGAGCAGCAGGAAAGCCGTGCTGTGCGTGGTCATGGAGAGCATCAGAACCACACGCCAGTGCTCCCTGTCTGTGCATGCTGGCATTCGAGGGGAAGCCATGCGG TTTCATTTTATGGATGAACAGAATcccaaaggaagggaaaaggctATTGTTTTCCCAGCACACACAACGATAGCGTTCAGTGTTTTCGAACTCTTCATTTACTTGGATGGTGCCTTTG ACCTTTGTGTCACATCAGTGTCAAAAGGAGGGTTTGAAAGGGAAGAAACGACCACCTTTGCCATGCTCTACAGACTGAGGAACATCCTCTTCGAAAGAA ATAGGAGAGTGATGGATGCCATCTCTCGCTCCCAGCTTTACCTGGACGATCTCTTTGCCGACTACTATGACAAACCCCTTAGCATGACTGACATTTCCCTCAAGGAGGGGACTCACATCCGGGTGAACTTACTAAACCACAACATTCCCAAAGGGCCCTGCATACTCTGTGGAATGGGGAACTTGAAGCGGGAGACGGTTTACGGTTGCTTCCAGTGCTCTGTGGATGGGGTGAAGTACGTGAGGCTCCATGCGGTCCCTTGTTTTGATATTTGGcacaaaagaatgaaataa